TGGACGATATATATCTGTAGCCACGCAGAAATGTAACCAAGTTAAGATGAGACGGACTTTGTAGAGGACATAGGGAAGCTAAACATGCATTTTCGTTGCTATGTGAGGCTTTGAATCTCTAACCCCAGTATCGTGCTTCGTCTGGGCccgttgatgagcttgttaTTTTGTCGATAGTAGGTGCTGATCTCTGAGGATCACGGTTGCTATTCTTAGTCATGCGACCAACCCAAAAAGGTACGCGTGTTACTTCGTCTCACGGTCTTACAACACCGTGTCAACTCTTATCAGTACAACCCCTCACCCACCAAACAACTCCAAATCACAAGCAAAATGATCAAACTGGTCGCATTCGACCTCGATGGCACTCTCGCAGAGAGCAAGCAGGCAATTCTCGACTCAATGGGCGAAGCTCTCGCCGATCTCTTGAGCGTCGCCCACGTCGCAGTTATATCGGGTGGCGATTGGCCTCAGTTCCAGAAACAAGTCGCCAGTCGACTTCCCGCACGAGCTGACCTTTCCAAACTCTGGCTCATGCCTACCACTGGCACAAAGCTTTACACTCACAAGGGCGATGAGTGGAAGGTGGAATATGCAGAGCTGTTTAGTGAGGAGCAGAGGAAGAACATCATCGAAGCATTCAACGCTGCTCTCGACGCAACGGGGTTTCAGCCAGAGCAGACTTGGGGTGAACGCATTGAAGATCGAGGCAGTCAGATCACATTTTCGGCGCTTGGTCAACAAGCCCCTCCCTCCGCGAAAGAAGTTTGGGATCCTGACTTTGAGAAGCGCAAAATCATTCAAGCGGATCTATACAAGCGACTCCCAGACTTGTCAATCAACATGGGCGGAGCTACTTCTATCGACATCACGCAGAAAGGTGTTGATAAGGGCTACGggctgaagaagctctcgGCGGCGAGTGGGATTCCCCTGGAGCAGATCATGTTCATTGGAGATGCCATCTTTCCGGGTGGGAATGATTACCCTGCTAAGGAACTGGGACTGCACACGGTGCGGGTGAAGAATCCTGATGGGACTCTGGCTGCTATTGCGGGTATCGTTGCGTGTTTGAGCGAGACTGGTCCTTTGCATTGACATGAGGCGCCTATCACTGGCAACTCACGACTGTGAGGGGAGTTGACTACTTCCTACTATTGAAGGAGATGAGCAGAAAA
Above is a window of Fusarium oxysporum Fo47 chromosome XII, complete sequence DNA encoding:
- a CDS encoding HAD-like domain-containing protein, encoding MIKLVAFDLDGTLAESKQAILDSMGEALADLLSVAHVAVISGGDWPQFQKQVASRLPARADLSKLWLMPTTGTKLYTHKGDEWKVEYAELFSEEQRKNIIEAFNAALDATGFQPEQTWGERIEDRGSQITFSALGQQAPPSAKEVWDPDFEKRKIIQADLYKRLPDLSINMGGATSIDITQKGVDKGYGLKKLSAASGIPLEQIMFIGDAIFPGGNDYPAKELGLHTVRVKNPDGTLAAIAGIVACLSETGPLH